One segment of Meleagris gallopavo isolate NT-WF06-2002-E0010 breed Aviagen turkey brand Nicholas breeding stock chromosome 8, Turkey_5.1, whole genome shotgun sequence DNA contains the following:
- the LOC100541867 gene encoding hexokinase HKDC1 isoform X2, giving the protein MRLSDDVLLDVMARFRAEMVKGLGRDTNPTATVKMLPSLVRSLPDGSEKGDFLAVDLGGSQFRALEVKVFNDGKQSSQLESKFYPTPKEVIQGSGAELFSYVADCLSDFMESRNLKHKKLPLGFTFSFPCKQTKLEEGVLLSWTKHFKARGVQGTDVASSLRKALQKHKDIDVDVLAMVNDTVGTMMTCGYDDPRCEIGLIIGTGTNACYMEDMRHIDLVEGDEGRMCINTEWGAFGDDGALDDLRTEFDRELDLGSLNPGKQLFEKMISSLYLGELVRLIILKMTKEGLLFNGKVSAALLTKGKIEMKHVSAMEKYKEGLSNTKEILTELNLFPSEDDCIAVQHVCTIVSFRSANLCAAALAAILTRLRENKKLLRLRTTVGIDGGLYKTHPQYPKRLHKVVRRLVPNCDVRFLLSQNGSAKGAAMVTAVAYRLAAQRKQIDAVLAPFLLSLETLRDVKNKMRTELEYGLKRETQDRATVKMLPTYVCGTPDGTENGKYLALDLGGTNFRVLLVKIRSGRRRSVRMYNKIFAIPLEIMQGTGEELFDHIVQCIADFLEYMGIKGARLPLGFTFSFPCRQASIDKGTLVGWTKGFKATDCEGEDVVDMLREAIRRRNEFDLDIVAVVNDTVGTMMTCGYEDPNCEIGLIAGTGSNVCYMEDMKNIEIVEGNEGKMCINTEWGGFGDNGCIDNIRTKYDKEVDEGSLNAGKQRYEKMTSGMYLGEIVRQILIDLTKQGLLFRGQISESLRKRGIFETKFLSQIESDRLALLQVRRILQQLGLDSTCEDSIIVKEVCGAVSRRAAQLCGAGLAAIVEKKRENRGVEHLQITVGVDGTLYKLHPHFSRVLQETVKELAPRCDVTFMLSEDGSGKGAALITAVAKRLHNIGQK; this is encoded by the exons AGAAGGGTGATTTCCTCGCTGTTGACCTGGGTGGCTCCCAGTTTCGTGCCCTCGAAGTGAAGGTGTTTAATGATGGGAAACAGAGCAGCCAACTGGAGAGCAAGTTTTACCCTACACCAAAGGAAGTCATACAGGGCAGTGGAGCAGAG CTCTTCAGTTATGTTGCTGACTGTCTGTCAGACTTCATGGAGTCCAGAAACCTGAAGCATAAGAAGTTACCTCTTGGCTTTACGTTCTCTTTTCCATGCAAACAGACCAAACTGGAAGAG GGAGTCCTTCTTTCCTGGACGAAACACTTCAAGGCCCGAGGAGTGCAGGGCACAGATGTAGCGAGCTCTCTGCGCAAGGCCCTCCAGAAACATAAG GACATAGATGTCGATGTTTTGGCAATGGTCAATGACACTGTAGGAACCATGATGACCTGTGGTTACGATGACCCACGCTGTGAAATTGGACTCATAATTG GGACTGGCACCAATGCATGCTACATGGAGGATATGAGGCACATCGATTTGGTGGAAGGTGATGAAGGGAGAATGTGCATTAACACAGAGTGGGGTGCTTTTGGAGATGATGGTGCTTTGGATGACCTCCGCACAGAGTTTGATCGGGAGCTCGATCTGGGATCTCTCAATCCTGGAAAACAATT GTTTGAGAAGATGATCAGTAGCCTGTATTTGGGAGAACTTGTAAGACTCATTATTCTTAAAATGACAAAGGAAGGTCTGCTCTTCAACGGAAAAgtgtcagcagctctgcttaCTAAGGGCAAGATTGAAATGAAACATGTGTCTGCAATGGAAAA atataaggaaggTCTGAGCAACACAAAAGAGATCCTCACAGAGCTGAACCTGTTTCCCTCTGAAGACGACTGCATCGCCGTTCAGCATGTCTGCACCATCGTGTCTTTCCGCTCGGCCaatctctgtgctgcagccctaGCAGCCATACTGACCCGACtgagagagaataaaaaactGCTACGGCTGCGAACCACTGTTGGGATTGATGGAGGGCTCTATAAAACCCACCCCCA ATATCCTAAACGCCTGCACAAGGTGGTGAGAAGGCTGGTCCCAAATTGTGATGTTCGGTTCCTCCTCTCTCAGAACGGCAGTGCAAAGGGGGCTGCCATGGTGACAGCAGTGGCATACAGGCTGGCTGCTCAGCGAAAGCAAATTGATGCTGTTCTTGCACCTTTCCTGctatccctggagacactcagaGATGTAAAGAACAAAATGAGGACCGAGCTGGAGTATGGGCTAAAGAGAGAGACACAAGACAGGGCTACAGTGAAAATGTTGCCCACGTATGTCTGTGGGACACCAGATGGAACAG AGAATGGAAAATACCTTGCCCTTGATCTTGGTGGGACAAATTTCAGGGTTTTGCTCGTCAAAattagaagtggaagaaggagATCAGTACGAatgtataataaaatatttgccatTCCTTTGGAGATCATGCAAGGGACAGGGGAAGAG CTCTTTGACCATATAGTCCAGTGCATAGCAGACTTCTTGGAGTATATGGGGATTAAAGGTGCCCGCCTACCTCTGGGTTTCACCTTCTCATTCCCATGCAGGCAAGCCAGCATCGACAAG GGAACACTTGTGGGATGGACAAAAGGATTCAAGGCAACTGATTGTGAAGGGGAAGATGTTGTTGATATGCTGAGGGAGGCcatcagaagaagaaat GAGTTTGACTTGGACATCGTAGCGGTGGTGAATGACACTGTTGGGACAATGATGACTTGTGGATATGAGGATCCAAACTGTGAGATTGGCCTTATTGCAG GAACAGGTAGCAATGTGTGCTACATGGAGGACATGAAGAACATAGAAATAGTCGAAgggaatgaaggaaaaatgtgcATTAATACAGAATGGGGAGGATTTGGTGATAATGGTTGTATTGACaacatcagaacaaaatatgaTAAAGAAGTAGATGAAGGCTCGCTAAATGCAGGGAAACAGAG ATACGAAAAAATGACCAGTGGAATGTATCTAGGTGAAATAGTGAGGCAAATTTTGATCGACTTGACCAAACAAGGACTGCTGTTCAGAGGACAGATTTCAGAATCACTCAGGAAAAGAGgcatatttgaaacaaaattccTATCTCAGATTGAGAG CGACCGGCTCGCCCTCCTCCAAGTCCGACGGATTCTGCAGCAGCTCGGCCTCGACAGCACGTGTGAAGACAGCATCATTGTGAAAGAGGTGTGTGGAGCTGTTTCCAGGAGAGCTGCCCAGCTGTGTGGGGCAGGACTGGCGGCCATTGttgagaagaagagagaaaaccGAGGTGTGGAGCACTTGCAAATTACCGTTGGAGTAGATGGGACTTTGTACAAACTTCATCCACA tttttctaggGTCCTGCAGGAAACGGTGAAGGAACTGGCACCTCGGTGTGATGTGACTTTCATGCTCTCTGAAGatgggagtgggaagggagctGCTCTCATTACTGCAGTAGCAAAAAGATTGCATAATATTGGACAGAAATAA
- the LOC100541867 gene encoding hexokinase HKDC1 isoform X1, producing MFAIHLLAFHFAKLKEDQIKKVDRYLYHMRLSDDVLLDVMARFRAEMVKGLGRDTNPTATVKMLPSLVRSLPDGSEKGDFLAVDLGGSQFRALEVKVFNDGKQSSQLESKFYPTPKEVIQGSGAELFSYVADCLSDFMESRNLKHKKLPLGFTFSFPCKQTKLEEGVLLSWTKHFKARGVQGTDVASSLRKALQKHKDIDVDVLAMVNDTVGTMMTCGYDDPRCEIGLIIGTGTNACYMEDMRHIDLVEGDEGRMCINTEWGAFGDDGALDDLRTEFDRELDLGSLNPGKQLFEKMISSLYLGELVRLIILKMTKEGLLFNGKVSAALLTKGKIEMKHVSAMEKYKEGLSNTKEILTELNLFPSEDDCIAVQHVCTIVSFRSANLCAAALAAILTRLRENKKLLRLRTTVGIDGGLYKTHPQYPKRLHKVVRRLVPNCDVRFLLSQNGSAKGAAMVTAVAYRLAAQRKQIDAVLAPFLLSLETLRDVKNKMRTELEYGLKRETQDRATVKMLPTYVCGTPDGTENGKYLALDLGGTNFRVLLVKIRSGRRRSVRMYNKIFAIPLEIMQGTGEELFDHIVQCIADFLEYMGIKGARLPLGFTFSFPCRQASIDKGTLVGWTKGFKATDCEGEDVVDMLREAIRRRNEFDLDIVAVVNDTVGTMMTCGYEDPNCEIGLIAGTGSNVCYMEDMKNIEIVEGNEGKMCINTEWGGFGDNGCIDNIRTKYDKEVDEGSLNAGKQRYEKMTSGMYLGEIVRQILIDLTKQGLLFRGQISESLRKRGIFETKFLSQIESDRLALLQVRRILQQLGLDSTCEDSIIVKEVCGAVSRRAAQLCGAGLAAIVEKKRENRGVEHLQITVGVDGTLYKLHPHFSRVLQETVKELAPRCDVTFMLSEDGSGKGAALITAVAKRLHNIGQK from the exons AGAAGGGTGATTTCCTCGCTGTTGACCTGGGTGGCTCCCAGTTTCGTGCCCTCGAAGTGAAGGTGTTTAATGATGGGAAACAGAGCAGCCAACTGGAGAGCAAGTTTTACCCTACACCAAAGGAAGTCATACAGGGCAGTGGAGCAGAG CTCTTCAGTTATGTTGCTGACTGTCTGTCAGACTTCATGGAGTCCAGAAACCTGAAGCATAAGAAGTTACCTCTTGGCTTTACGTTCTCTTTTCCATGCAAACAGACCAAACTGGAAGAG GGAGTCCTTCTTTCCTGGACGAAACACTTCAAGGCCCGAGGAGTGCAGGGCACAGATGTAGCGAGCTCTCTGCGCAAGGCCCTCCAGAAACATAAG GACATAGATGTCGATGTTTTGGCAATGGTCAATGACACTGTAGGAACCATGATGACCTGTGGTTACGATGACCCACGCTGTGAAATTGGACTCATAATTG GGACTGGCACCAATGCATGCTACATGGAGGATATGAGGCACATCGATTTGGTGGAAGGTGATGAAGGGAGAATGTGCATTAACACAGAGTGGGGTGCTTTTGGAGATGATGGTGCTTTGGATGACCTCCGCACAGAGTTTGATCGGGAGCTCGATCTGGGATCTCTCAATCCTGGAAAACAATT GTTTGAGAAGATGATCAGTAGCCTGTATTTGGGAGAACTTGTAAGACTCATTATTCTTAAAATGACAAAGGAAGGTCTGCTCTTCAACGGAAAAgtgtcagcagctctgcttaCTAAGGGCAAGATTGAAATGAAACATGTGTCTGCAATGGAAAA atataaggaaggTCTGAGCAACACAAAAGAGATCCTCACAGAGCTGAACCTGTTTCCCTCTGAAGACGACTGCATCGCCGTTCAGCATGTCTGCACCATCGTGTCTTTCCGCTCGGCCaatctctgtgctgcagccctaGCAGCCATACTGACCCGACtgagagagaataaaaaactGCTACGGCTGCGAACCACTGTTGGGATTGATGGAGGGCTCTATAAAACCCACCCCCA ATATCCTAAACGCCTGCACAAGGTGGTGAGAAGGCTGGTCCCAAATTGTGATGTTCGGTTCCTCCTCTCTCAGAACGGCAGTGCAAAGGGGGCTGCCATGGTGACAGCAGTGGCATACAGGCTGGCTGCTCAGCGAAAGCAAATTGATGCTGTTCTTGCACCTTTCCTGctatccctggagacactcagaGATGTAAAGAACAAAATGAGGACCGAGCTGGAGTATGGGCTAAAGAGAGAGACACAAGACAGGGCTACAGTGAAAATGTTGCCCACGTATGTCTGTGGGACACCAGATGGAACAG AGAATGGAAAATACCTTGCCCTTGATCTTGGTGGGACAAATTTCAGGGTTTTGCTCGTCAAAattagaagtggaagaaggagATCAGTACGAatgtataataaaatatttgccatTCCTTTGGAGATCATGCAAGGGACAGGGGAAGAG CTCTTTGACCATATAGTCCAGTGCATAGCAGACTTCTTGGAGTATATGGGGATTAAAGGTGCCCGCCTACCTCTGGGTTTCACCTTCTCATTCCCATGCAGGCAAGCCAGCATCGACAAG GGAACACTTGTGGGATGGACAAAAGGATTCAAGGCAACTGATTGTGAAGGGGAAGATGTTGTTGATATGCTGAGGGAGGCcatcagaagaagaaat GAGTTTGACTTGGACATCGTAGCGGTGGTGAATGACACTGTTGGGACAATGATGACTTGTGGATATGAGGATCCAAACTGTGAGATTGGCCTTATTGCAG GAACAGGTAGCAATGTGTGCTACATGGAGGACATGAAGAACATAGAAATAGTCGAAgggaatgaaggaaaaatgtgcATTAATACAGAATGGGGAGGATTTGGTGATAATGGTTGTATTGACaacatcagaacaaaatatgaTAAAGAAGTAGATGAAGGCTCGCTAAATGCAGGGAAACAGAG ATACGAAAAAATGACCAGTGGAATGTATCTAGGTGAAATAGTGAGGCAAATTTTGATCGACTTGACCAAACAAGGACTGCTGTTCAGAGGACAGATTTCAGAATCACTCAGGAAAAGAGgcatatttgaaacaaaattccTATCTCAGATTGAGAG CGACCGGCTCGCCCTCCTCCAAGTCCGACGGATTCTGCAGCAGCTCGGCCTCGACAGCACGTGTGAAGACAGCATCATTGTGAAAGAGGTGTGTGGAGCTGTTTCCAGGAGAGCTGCCCAGCTGTGTGGGGCAGGACTGGCGGCCATTGttgagaagaagagagaaaaccGAGGTGTGGAGCACTTGCAAATTACCGTTGGAGTAGATGGGACTTTGTACAAACTTCATCCACA tttttctaggGTCCTGCAGGAAACGGTGAAGGAACTGGCACCTCGGTGTGATGTGACTTTCATGCTCTCTGAAGatgggagtgggaagggagctGCTCTCATTACTGCAGTAGCAAAAAGATTGCATAATATTGGACAGAAATAA